One window from the genome of Zerene cesonia ecotype Mississippi chromosome 1, Zerene_cesonia_1.1, whole genome shotgun sequence encodes:
- the LOC119838528 gene encoding conserved oligomeric Golgi complex subunit 4 produces MSIALLLEKYDVSTEEGLQKALHDIEKEESEVNEALSNALSKACVLEGRLRSASQAYTNLGEVKNDAQIAADMVNKTAALARDVSAKVRQLDLARSRVAECQQRVHDLIDLKVCSAGVDAAIKAHDYETAAGHISRFLSMEPASVAAARARGDADPRHDITAAANTLRQHLIKKFEEASKKEDDAAVERLFKLFPQIGCAEQGVDLLAKYVASQLETTIRRASVVSGAGGGAGAGGGGAEAAHADALTRALEAGAAALERVRALAAPAPHTLPRALAVLQPVISAGARTVCRSLVARRAGAASARDAEPALHELALAHSRLHLYFVFVRRRLDLNTNMDEKTRSACAEEIERIISESDMTRTAQDILGQYLTLERFYLEESVNKALKLSTPQPGMTTSSLVDDVFFIARKVIRRGVSTGSVEGVCCVVNEAGAAAARAAAALRRRLGAPPPPPPAPLCRDADAHANLYFAHMTEAEQGAEWSERIASEACEWADALCRTDSERDKVRSCAAGFADAAAAFRSVSQMGLAALRAALQPALAAWADYVVAPDLDIEEVEEQAGALAGALDALAAAARARLGGAADALLADLLADLIARAHKKMLTNTYDQEGGVGVERRARRLAAWAGGEAGAARERAARLTHAAALLALDAPQHAAALPPAVRPPPARAAELLARRSDFKLEDIKRIKW; encoded by the exons ATGTCTATAGCTTTGCTATTGGAAAAGTATGATGTATCCACTGAAGAGGGGCTTCAGAAAGCGCTTCATGATATTGAAAAAGAAGAG tcgGAAGTTAACGAGGCTTTATCAAATGCACTGTCAAAAGCGTGTGTACTGGAGGGAAGACTGCGGTCAGCAAGTCAAGCTTACACTAATCTCGGCGAAGTCAAGAACGATGCTCAAATAGCCGCTGATATGGTCAACAAAACTGCGGCATTGGCGAGAGATGTTAGCGCTAAAGTGCGGCAACTTGATCTTGCTAGA TCCCGAGTAGCTGAATGTCAACAAAGGGTGCATGATTTAATAGATCTAAAAGTGTGCAGTGCTGGTGTAGATGCAGCTATAAAAGCACATGATTATGAAACTG CCGCGGGCCACATATCGCGTTTCCTCAGCATGGAGCCGGCGTCCgtggcggcggcgcgcgcgcgcggcgaCGCCGACCCGCGACACGACATCACGGCCGCCGCGAATACGCTGCGACAGCATCTTATCAAGAA gtTTGAAGAAGCATCGAAAAAAGAAGATGACGCGGCTGTAGAGAGACTGTTTAAATTGTTCCCGCAGATAGGCTGTGCGGAGCAGGGAGTCGACCTGTTGGCCAAGTACGTGGCTTCACAG TTGGAGACGACAATCCGTCGCGCGAGCGTGGTGTCTGGTGCGGGCGGGGGCGCAGGCGCGGGCGGGGGCGGGGCGGAAGCGGCGCACGCGGACGCGCTCACCCGCGCGCTGGAGGCGGGCGCGGCCGCGCTCGAGCGGGTGCGCGCGCtggccgcgcccgcgccgcacaCGCTGCCGCGCGCGCTCGCCGTGCTGCAGCCCGTC ATAAGCGCCGGGGCGCGCACGGTGTGCCGCTCGCTGGTGGCGCggcgcgcgggcgcggcgtCCGCGCGGGACGCCGAGCCCGCGCTGCACGAGCTGGCGCTGGCGCACTCGCGCCTGCATCTCTACTTCGTGTTCGTGCGCCGCAGACTCGAT TTAAACACAAATATGGACGAGAAGACGAGAAGCGCATGCGCAGAGGAGATTGAAAGAATAATTTCGGAAAGCGACATGACCAGAACTGCGCAGGACATCTTGGGACAGTATTTGACACTTGAAAG attttatttagaaGAAAGCGTAAATAAAGCGTTGAAGTTGTCCACTCCACAGCCCGGTATGACTACGTCTAGTTTGGTAGATGACGTGTTCTTCATAGCTAGGAAAGTTATTAG GCGCGGCGTGTCCACGGGCAGCGTGGAGGGCGTGTGCTGCGTGGTGAACgaggcgggcgcggcggcggcgcgcgcggccgcCGCGCTGCGGCGCCGTCTgggcgcgccgcc GCCGCCCCCGCCCGCGCCGCTCTGCCGCGACGCCGACGCGCACGCCAACCTCTACTTT GCGCACATGACTGAAGCGGAGCAGGGCGCGGAGTGGTCGGAGCGCATCGCGAGCGAAGCGTGCGAGTGGGCGGACGCGCTGTGCCGCACGGACAGCGAGCGGGACAAGGTGCGCTCGTGCGCCGCCGGGTTCGCCGACGCCGCTGCCGCCTTCCGCAGCGTGTCCCAGATGGGCCTCGCCGCGCTGCGGGCCGCCCTGCAGCCCGCGCTGGCCGCCTGGGCCGACTACGTGGTGGCTCCTGACCTGGACATCG AGGAGGTGGAGGAGCAGGCGGGCGCGCTGGCGGGCGCGCTGGACGCgctggcggcggcggcgcgcgcgcggctGGGCGGCGCGGCCGACGCGCTGCTGGCCGACCTGCTGGCCGACCTCATCGCGCGCGCGCACAAGAAGATGCTCACCAACACGTATGATCAG GAGGGCGGCGTGGGCGTGgagcggcgcgcgcggcgcctGGCCGCGTGGGCGGGCGGCgaggcgggcgcggcgcgcgaGCGGGCCGCGCGGCTCACGCACGCCGCCGCGCTGCTCGCGCTGGACGCGCCGCAGCACGCCGCCGCGCTGCCGCCCGCCGTGCgcccgccgcccgcgcgcGCCGCTGAGCTGCTGGCGCGCCG ATCGGACTTCAAGCTGGAAGACATAAAACGCATAAAATGGTAA